A window from Salvia miltiorrhiza cultivar Shanhuang (shh) chromosome 2, IMPLAD_Smil_shh, whole genome shotgun sequence encodes these proteins:
- the LOC131010622 gene encoding pentatricopeptide repeat-containing protein At3g24000, mitochondrial-like, whose amino-acid sequence MASLPPLLAANTVKLDPEFRKLSAPPLPFDKKNYSTKEPNSLSSELKEAVSTAGQGNNRKLESSNYFPILQECILQNSVSGVESIHSQIIKSGFVEDLFLMTFLVNVYAKCWDMGSARKVFDNLPKRNAVAWTSLMSGYIYNSRPELAISIFKEMLEAGAYPTNYTLGVVLNACTSLCDINLARQIHGYIVKYDLEHDSSIGNALCSLYSKCRNLAMAIRAFERIAEKDVISWTAVVSACGDNGNSAKGLDMFVKMLVVGAEPNEITLTSVLSLCCTMQALDAGSQVHSLIIKLGYGSDLRLTNSIMYLYLKSGCIAEAKKLFVGMSSVSLVTWNAMIAGYAEMISLAEDALSAYLCGIEALQIFQQMNRSGLRPDLYTFSSLFSVCSSLVALEQGEQVHAQTIKTGFLSDVIVATALVNMYNKCGSINRASKAFLEMSTRTLISWTSMITAFAQHGRSEQALQVFEDMRRVGVKPNKITFVGVLSACSQAGMVDQAFAYYDMMKNEYRISPVMDHYSCLIDMFVRLDRIDEAFDFIEKANLAPNEFIWSILIAGCRSQGKLELAFHAAEQLLELELKDSETYLLLLNMYVSAGRWKDVSRVRKMMRDAKVDRIVDWSWITIRDKVYSFKFSSKRHHQDGVTELLDDLIDRAKPLGYKAEAGLEIDDELGKEEATTSAAHHSEKMAVAFGLLNTSGEVQIRVTKNMGMCRDCHCFIKLVSLLTSRTIIIRDSKRLHKFHNGECSCKDFGGLV is encoded by the exons ATGGCATCTCTGCCTCCACTTTTGGCCGCCAACACAGTCAAGCTCGACCCAGAATTCAGGAAACTCTCCGCTCCTCCTCTTCCTTTCGATAAG AAAAATTACAGCACGAAAGAGCCCAACTCCCTGAGTTCGGAATTGAAAGAAGCAGTTTCAACGGCGGGCCAAGGTAACAACAGAAAACTCGAATCGTCTAATTACTTCCCCATTTTGCAAGAATGTATACTGCAGAATTCAGTTTCTGGAGTTGAGTCGATTCATTCCCAAATCATCAAAAGCGGGTTTGTTGAGGACCTCTTCCTCATGACTTTTCTAGTCAATGTTTACGCGAAATGTTGGGATATGGGGAGCGCGCGGAAGGTGTTCGACAATTTGCCAAAGAGAAATGCTGTCGCGTGGACTTCGTTGATGTCCGGTTACATTTATAACTCGCGGCCTGAATTAGCTATCAGCATTTTCAAGGAGATGTTGGAAGCAGGGGCGTACCCCACGAATTACACCTTGGGAGTTGTCTTGAATGCTTGCACTTCATTGTGTGATATCAATCTTGCGAGACAGATTCATGGATACATTGTGAAGTATGATCTCGAGCACGATTCGAGCATTGGGAATGCGCTCTGTAGCTTGTATTCCAAATGCCGCAATCTGGCTATGGCGATCAGGGCGTTTGAGAGGATCGCGGAGAAGGATGTGATATCATGGACTGCTGTGGTATCCGCATGTGGGGATAATGGGAATTCTGCCAAGGGATTGGATATGTTTGTGAAGATGCTCGTTGTGGGTGCTGAGCCGAATGAGATCACTCTGACTAGTGTGTTGAGCTTGTGTTGCACGATGCAGGCTCTCGATGCAGGATCTCAGGTTCACTCGTTGATTATAAAACTTGGATATGGCTCGGATTTGCGCTTGACGAATTCAATCATGTATTTGTACTTGAAAAGTGGTTGCATCGCTGAGGCGAAGAAGTTGTTTGTTGGTATGAGCTCTGTCAGCTTAGTTACATGGAATGCTATGATTGCAGGCTATGCAGAGATGATAAGCCTTGCAGAGGATGCCCTCTCGGCTTACTTATGTGGAATCGAGGCGCTTCAAATATTCCAGCAGATGAACAGGTCGGGGCTGAGACCCGATCTGTATACCTTCTCGAGTTTGTTCAGTGTGTGCAGTAGTTTAGTGGCTTTGGAGCAGGGGGAGCAAGTTCATGCTCAAACGATAAAAACTGGGTTTTTATCCGATGTGATTGTGGCTACTGCTCTAGTGAACATGTACAACAAATGTGGAAGCATCAATCGAGCCAGCAAAGCTTTTCTAGAGATGTCCACAAGAACCCTAATCTCGTGGACTTCCATGATAACCGCGTTTGCACAGCATGGGCGCTCAGAGCAGGCCTTGCAGGTGTTCGAGGATATGAGACGTGTAGGGGTTAAACCAAACAAGATAACCTTCGTTGGCGTGCTCTCAGCCTGCAGTCAAGCAGGAATGGTGGACCAAGCATTTGCATACTACGATATGATGAAAAATGAGTACAGAATCAGCCCTGTGATGGACCACTACTCGTGCCTGATAGATATGTTTGTGAGATTGGATCGGATAGATGAAGCCTTTGACTTCATCGAGAAGGCAAATTTGGCTCCAAATGAATTCATATGGTCGATCTTGATTGCTGGCTGTCGAAGTCAAGGGAAACTAGAGCTAGCCTTTCATGCTGCAGAGCAACTGCTTGAACTCGAGCTCAAAGACTCTGAGACGTATCTCTTACTGCTGAATATGTATGTGTCTGCAGGGAGATGGAAGGATGTCTCGAGGGTGAGAAAGATGATGAGAGATGCAAAGGTCGATAGAATAGTGGACTGGAGTTGGATTACCATCCGAGACAAGGTCTATTCGTTCAAGTTCAGCAGCAAGAGACATCATCAAGACGGGGTTACTGAGCTCTTGGACGACTTGATTGATAGAGCGAAGCCTCTTGGATATAAGGCTGAGGCGGGTTTGGAGATAGACGACGAGCTAGGGAAGGAGGAGGCTACAACCTCAGCTGCTCATCACAGTGAAAAGATGGCAGTTGCCTTTGGATTGCTCAACACATCAGGTGAGGTACAGATCAGAGTCACCAAGAATATGGGTATGTGTAGGGACTGCCATTGTTTTATTAAACTCGTCTCTTTATTGACTTCCAGAACTATAATTATTCGAGATAGTAAGAGGCTGCACAAATTTCACAATGGAGAGTGTTCTTGTAAGGATTTTGGGGGTCTTGTTTGA
- the LOC131010624 gene encoding uncharacterized protein LOC131010624 — MVKSVIGDENQLKLIEDRLARSAVPSQIGLVIGKLNSKLDRGFVYDLVPTPPNDAGEQPCWVIDGAGDRSKSKKKGSSKAKSQSESSALFIDHDWIFEHARQVSRMLLGGMRVVGVYIWVSESLFKNSTITLCQSVIGVAQAASTMMDDLNERLLLHISYSPLRWTCRNCSLAANISSSSLWPCDFKTGKILGSLQTFRCMYNFDLRLPIPHDDGSDIKIFSDALRNEVMVCAKELKGVKALIDGKLVAGDDLSLTDDFHEVEFLLPFMQDKYLEACSQKEVLGVLLLRGSVCSLAYLNSKEPVSQALVDIKEDIIRSLQSRLDIMCDEAERDIESVTGGDQGTNSLSYEEPIANFDLQAQRKQCNLSFPRRVFVPWLEGAYICDYIQSKETLEVLKDHCVELMSVEFPTDSSEILEPESEAPVVIASTAKTFWNVATNHSSAANLDTSVSKAKKTGNGRPAKTADFVVLFAIFVLLIAMVVFNFMGKM; from the exons ATGGTGAAATCCGTCATCGGAGATGAAAATCAACTCAAATTGATCGAAGATCGCCTCGCTCGCTCCGCCGTCCCGTCTCAG ATTGGGCTTGTGATTGGGAAACTAAATTCGAAGCTGGACAGAGGATTCGTGTACGATTTGGTGCCCACGCCACCTAATGATGCCGGAGAGCAGCCATGTTGGGTTATTGACGGCGCGGGAGATAGAAGCAAAAGTAAAAAGAAGGGTTCGTCCAAAGCCAAGTCTCAGTCTGAGTCTTCAGCTCTCTTTATTGATCACGACTGGATTTTCGAGCACGCGCGCCAG GTCTCAAGAATGCTATTGGGTGGCATGAGGGTGGTAGGCGTTTACATATGGGTCAGTGAAAGCCTATTCAAGAACTCAACAATCACACTATGCCAG AGTGTAATAGGAGTTGCACAAGCAGCCTCTACAATGATGGATGATTTAAATGAGAGACTGCTACTTCATATTAGTTACAGCCCTCTGAG GTGGACATGCCGAAATTGCTCACTGGCAGCAAATATTTCCTCAAGCAGTCTTTGGCCTTGTGATTTCAAAACAGGAAAAATATTAGGTTCCCTCCAAACATTCAGATGCATGTACAATTTTGATTTAAG GTTGCCTATACCTCATGACGATGGATcagatattaaaatattttctgaCGCCCTTCGTAATGAAGTAATGGTTTGCGCTAAGGAACTTAAAGGTGTGAAGGCTTTGATTGATGGAAAATTG GTGGCCGGTGATGATCTAAGTTTAACAGATGATTTTCATGAAGTTGAATTTCTTCTCCCTTTCATGCAAGATAAATACTTAGAAG CTTGTAGCCAAAAAGAGGTTCTTGGTGTTCTTCTACTTAGAGGCTCTGTGTGTTCTCTAGCCTACTTGAATTCAAAGGAGCCTGTTTCACAAGCTTTGGTTGATATAAAG GAAGACATCATAAGGAGCTTGCAAAGTAGACTTGATATAATGTGTGATGAGGCTGAAAGAGACATTGAATCAGTGACTGGTGGTGATCAAGGAACAAACAGCCTGTCATATGAGGAACCCATCGCAAACTTTGACCTTCAAGCTCAAAG AAAACAGTGCAACCTATCGTTTCCTCGAAGAGTATTTGTTCCATGGCTGGAGGGCGCATACATATGTGATTATATTCAGTCAAAGGAGACATTGGAG GTTCTCAAAGACCATTGTGTCGAGTTGATGTCAGTAGAATTTCCAACTGACTCTTCTGAAATTCTGGAGCCTGAATCGGAAGCCCCCGTTGTAATAGCTTCCACTGCCAAAACCTTTTGGAACGTCGCGACTAACCATTCATCAGCAGCCAACCTGGATACTTCAGTCTCAAAGGCGAAGAAAACTGGAAATGGTAGACCTGCCAAGACAGCTGACTTCGTTGTATTGTTTGCTATTTTTGTTCTGCTAATCGCTATggtagtatttaatttcatggGGAAGATGTAG